In Pseudomonas sp. MM213, a genomic segment contains:
- a CDS encoding ABC transporter permease, producing MIIDLYGFGPALAAGALMTVKLALSALCLGLVLGLLGALAKTSPYKPLQWLGGTYSTLVRGIPELLWVLLIYFGTVNLMRALGEFFGNPDLELNAFAAGVIALGLCFGAYATEVFRGAILAIPKGHREAGVALGLSKFRIFTKLIMPQMWRIALPGLGNLFMILMKDTALVSVIGLEEIMRHAQIGVTVSKQPFTFYMVAAFMYLGLTILAMTGMHFMEKRAARGFARSTQ from the coding sequence ATGATTATCGACCTCTACGGATTCGGCCCGGCGCTCGCCGCTGGCGCGCTGATGACTGTGAAACTGGCACTCTCGGCCCTGTGTCTCGGGCTGGTGCTCGGTTTGCTCGGCGCCTTGGCCAAAACTTCCCCGTACAAGCCGTTGCAATGGCTTGGCGGCACTTATTCGACACTGGTACGCGGCATTCCGGAACTGCTCTGGGTGCTGTTGATCTACTTCGGCACGGTCAACCTGATGCGTGCCCTGGGCGAGTTTTTCGGCAACCCCGACCTTGAACTCAATGCCTTTGCGGCCGGCGTGATTGCGCTGGGCCTGTGCTTTGGCGCCTACGCCACGGAAGTGTTCCGCGGTGCAATTTTGGCAATCCCCAAAGGCCACCGCGAAGCCGGTGTGGCACTGGGCCTTTCGAAATTTCGCATCTTCACCAAGTTGATCATGCCGCAGATGTGGCGCATCGCCCTGCCCGGCCTGGGCAACCTGTTCATGATCCTGATGAAAGACACCGCGCTGGTGTCGGTCATTGGCCTGGAAGAAATCATGCGTCACGCGCAAATCGGCGTGACCGTGTCCAAACAGCCGTTCACCTTTTATATGGTGGCCGCGTTCATGTACCTGGGCCTGACGATTCTGGCCATGACGGGCATGCACTTCATGGAAAAACGCGCCGCTCGCGGCTTCGCGAGGAGCACCCAATGA
- a CDS encoding nucleoside deaminase, producing the protein MSTLNSAQEAVDTVANEAIVAALQQTFAVGGAIINNATGEVIAALHNNVLMPFPGSGTTYFLPHDPTAHGERQLVDWYYENVAPLNLPPPNQLTVVTTLDPCAMCAGSLLTAGFNVAVSAIDDYAGINYNSQFTFPSLPPQIRQQAQDTWGYYAIAAPVSRAYQGSNSPVFGGQTIDSAAYFLCSSIFSASVNTVRDASNNSGLPPDQLQNPATLPANSKVRQALTALSPFALTVQSANPRDPGAELAPPLLKTAQQSTVFNSVALIDPFGNLLVCLGGVENQSPIRTAFMETTRSYAVMRWTLMNDPDPVVREQAAQYLTHPKYGTFVFLYAPDPTTPQAVMTFGAYGSTMEGPVPQSYPSNLQYVLLPGNTTAQALSTLAQNLPPFYTQSVQVAPAQVLSQDLINAVKNGV; encoded by the coding sequence ATGAGCACATTGAACAGTGCACAGGAAGCCGTCGATACCGTCGCCAACGAAGCCATTGTCGCTGCGTTGCAGCAAACCTTCGCGGTGGGCGGCGCCATCATCAACAACGCAACGGGCGAGGTCATCGCCGCGCTGCACAACAACGTGCTGATGCCTTTCCCTGGCAGCGGCACGACTTACTTTCTACCCCACGACCCGACCGCCCACGGCGAACGGCAACTGGTGGACTGGTACTACGAAAACGTCGCACCACTGAACCTGCCACCGCCCAATCAACTGACCGTCGTCACCACGCTCGACCCGTGCGCCATGTGCGCCGGTTCGCTGCTGACCGCAGGATTCAACGTCGCCGTCAGTGCGATCGATGACTACGCGGGTATCAACTACAACAGCCAGTTCACCTTTCCATCGTTGCCGCCGCAGATCCGCCAACAGGCGCAGGACACCTGGGGCTATTACGCGATTGCAGCGCCAGTCAGCCGCGCCTATCAGGGTTCGAACAGCCCGGTGTTCGGCGGCCAGACCATCGACTCGGCGGCGTATTTCTTGTGCAGCTCGATCTTCTCCGCCAGCGTCAACACCGTGCGCGACGCCAGCAACAACAGCGGCCTGCCGCCGGATCAACTGCAAAACCCCGCCACCCTGCCGGCGAATAGCAAAGTGCGCCAGGCACTGACAGCCCTCAGCCCATTCGCACTGACCGTGCAATCGGCGAACCCACGGGATCCCGGCGCGGAACTCGCGCCTCCCTTGCTGAAAACCGCGCAGCAAAGCACGGTGTTCAACTCGGTGGCGCTCATCGACCCGTTCGGCAACCTGCTGGTGTGCCTGGGAGGCGTCGAGAACCAGTCGCCGATTCGTACAGCGTTCATGGAAACGACCCGCAGCTATGCGGTCATGCGCTGGACCCTGATGAACGACCCCGATCCGGTGGTTCGCGAACAGGCAGCGCAATACCTGACCCATCCGAAGTACGGCACCTTCGTCTTCCTCTATGCACCTGATCCAACAACGCCCCAGGCCGTGATGACCTTCGGCGCCTACGGTTCGACCATGGAAGGCCCCGTGCCGCAGAGCTATCCGTCGAACCTGCAATACGTGCTGCTGCCGGGCAATACCACCGCGCAAGCGTTGTCGACACTGGCCCAGAACCTGCCGCCGTTCTATACGCAAAGCGTGCAAGTGGCGCCTGCGCAGGTGCTGAGTCAGGACCTGATCAACGCGGTTAAAAACGGCGTGTAA
- a CDS encoding ABC transporter permease, with translation MNWEVIIKWLPKLAQGATLTLELVAIAVIAGLLLAIPLGIARSSRLWWVRAFPYGYIFFFRGTPLLVQLFLVYYGLAQFDAIRNSSMWPYLRDPFWCATATMTLHTAAYIAEILRGAIQAIPPGEIEAARALGMSRAKALFYIILPRAARIGLPAYSNEVILMLKASALASTVTLLELTGMARTIIARTYLPVEIFFAAGMFYLLMAYVLVRGFKLLERWLRVDACQGR, from the coding sequence ATGAACTGGGAAGTCATCATCAAGTGGCTGCCGAAACTGGCTCAGGGCGCAACGCTGACCCTGGAACTGGTGGCCATCGCCGTGATTGCCGGCCTGTTGCTGGCGATTCCGCTGGGCATCGCGCGTTCGTCACGCCTGTGGTGGGTACGGGCATTTCCCTACGGCTATATCTTCTTTTTCCGTGGCACGCCGTTGCTGGTTCAGCTGTTCCTGGTCTACTACGGCCTGGCGCAGTTCGATGCGATCCGTAACAGCTCGATGTGGCCGTACCTGCGCGATCCGTTCTGGTGCGCCACGGCGACCATGACCTTGCACACCGCGGCCTACATCGCCGAGATCCTGCGCGGGGCGATCCAGGCGATTCCACCGGGGGAGATCGAAGCGGCGCGGGCGCTGGGCATGTCCCGGGCGAAGGCGCTGTTCTACATCATCCTGCCGCGAGCGGCGCGCATCGGCCTGCCGGCGTACAGCAACGAAGTGATCCTGATGCTCAAGGCCAGCGCGCTGGCCAGTACCGTGACCCTGCTGGAACTGACTGGCATGGCCCGCACCATCATTGCCCGGACGTATTTGCCGGTGGAGATCTTCTTCGCCGCAGGCATGTTCTACCTGCTGATGGCCTACGTGCTGGTTCGTGGCTTCAAGCTGCTGGAGCGCTGGTTGCGCGTCGATGCCTGCCAAGGGCGTTGA
- a CDS encoding methyltransferase codes for MPAKGVDSHVLTGEALLARFMALDAFLIEHQALWKPRPFTHLQLPWEASYPELAVWLRGRSLEDAENSHNQPCLLNAPEPFASLAALSLELGSVGELPAHTLETAGHRLNVDVPGRKWQQIEAFASRLSFAAPPMHWLDWCSGKGHLGRRLLQTGQQLTCLEHDPALVLGGQALSQRHQLHALHVEQDVLAPGAASLLNADHTPVALHACGDLHVRLIQLASAAGCKQMAIAPCCYNRISLPAYQPVSAAGLRSDLQLSLDDLSLPMSETVTAGTRVRRQRDTSMARRLAFDLLQRQLRGVEEYLPTPSLPSAWLDRSFADYCHHLAAFKELSTVGPQDWSALEAAGWQRLAEVRNLELLRGLFRRPLELWLNLDRALFLSEQGYTVRLGTFCETPLTPRNFLLLAERA; via the coding sequence ATGCCTGCCAAGGGCGTTGATTCCCACGTGTTGACGGGCGAGGCCCTGCTCGCCCGCTTCATGGCGCTGGATGCTTTTCTGATCGAGCATCAGGCGCTGTGGAAGCCTCGACCGTTTACCCATCTGCAACTTCCTTGGGAAGCGTCCTACCCGGAGCTGGCTGTATGGCTACGCGGGCGGTCGCTGGAAGACGCGGAAAACAGTCATAACCAACCTTGCCTGCTAAATGCGCCGGAGCCGTTCGCTTCGCTGGCGGCGCTATCCCTTGAGCTGGGTTCGGTGGGTGAGCTGCCGGCACACACGCTGGAGACCGCTGGGCATCGATTGAATGTCGATGTGCCGGGGCGCAAGTGGCAGCAGATCGAGGCGTTTGCCAGCCGGTTGTCGTTTGCTGCGCCACCGATGCATTGGCTGGATTGGTGCTCGGGTAAAGGCCACTTGGGTCGACGCCTGCTGCAAACCGGTCAGCAGCTAACGTGCCTGGAACATGATCCTGCACTGGTGCTAGGCGGTCAGGCACTCAGCCAGCGCCATCAACTGCATGCACTGCATGTCGAGCAGGATGTGCTGGCACCCGGCGCCGCCTCTTTGCTGAACGCCGATCACACACCGGTCGCACTGCATGCCTGTGGCGATCTGCATGTGCGATTGATCCAGCTCGCCAGCGCCGCCGGGTGCAAACAAATGGCCATTGCGCCGTGTTGCTATAACAGGATCAGTCTTCCTGCATATCAGCCAGTTTCCGCTGCCGGTTTGCGCTCCGACCTACAGCTGTCACTCGACGATCTCTCACTCCCGATGAGCGAAACCGTTACCGCCGGTACCCGCGTCCGACGTCAGCGCGACACGTCCATGGCCCGACGCCTGGCCTTCGACCTGCTGCAACGGCAACTGCGCGGTGTTGAGGAGTACCTGCCCACGCCTTCTCTGCCGAGCGCCTGGCTGGACAGATCATTCGCCGACTACTGCCACCATCTGGCCGCATTCAAAGAGTTATCCACAGTCGGCCCGCAAGACTGGTCAGCGCTCGAAGCCGCCGGTTGGCAGCGACTGGCCGAAGTGCGCAATCTGGAGCTACTGCGCGGACTTTTCCGACGCCCGCTGGAGCTTTGGCTGAACCTTGATCGAGCACTTTTCCTCTCTGAGCAGGGCTATACCGTTCGCCTCGGCACCTTTTGTGAAACCCCACTCACGCCGCGTAACTTCCTGTTGCTGGCGGAACGCGCCTAA